In Hypanus sabinus isolate sHypSab1 unplaced genomic scaffold, sHypSab1.hap1 scaffold_221, whole genome shotgun sequence, a genomic segment contains:
- the LOC132387789 gene encoding zinc finger protein 16-like — MAHQQVHTGEKPFTCSVCEKRFTQSSQLQRHQRVHTGEKPFTCSVCEKRFTQSSQLQRHQRVHTGEKPFTCSECGKGFSELFSLLRHQRVHTGEKPFTCSECEKRFTQSSQLQRHQRVHTGEKPFTCSECGKGFSELSNLQSHLRVHTGERPFTCSECGKGFTLSSHLLVHQRVHTGEKPFTCSVCGEGFTQSSHLRSHQRVHTGEKPFTCSVCGKGFTYSSHLQSHQRVHTGERPFTCSVCGKRFTDPSNLQSHQRVHTGEKPFSCLVCGKRFTRSSRLLEHQRVHTGERPFTCSDCGRGFTHLSSLQSHQRVHTGEKPFICLVCGKRFTCSSRLLEHQRVHTGERPFTCSECGKRFTRSSTLQRHQRVHTGEEPFTC, encoded by the coding sequence atggctcaccagcaagttcacactggggagaagccgttcacctgttcagtctgtgagaagagattcactcagtcatcccaactacagagacatcagcgagttcacactggggagaagcctttcacctgctcagtctgtgagaagagattcactcagtcatcccaactacagagacatcagcgagttcacactggggagaagccattcacgtgctcagaatgtgggaaaggattcagtgagttattTAGCCTACttagacatcagcgagttcacactggggagaagccgttcacctgctcagaatgtgagaagagattcactcagtcatcccaactacagagacatcagcgagttcacactggggagaagccattcacgtgctcagaatgtgggaaaggattcagtgagttatccaacctacagagtcatctgcgagttcacactggggagaggccgttcacctgctcagaatgtgggaagggattcacactgtcatcccacctactggtacatcagcgtgttcacactggggagaagccgttcacctgctcagtctgtggggagggattcactcagtcatcccacctacggagtcaccagcgagttcacactggggagaagccattcacctgctcagtctgtgggaagggattcacttactcatcccacctacagagtcatcagcgagttcacactggagagaggccgttcacctgctcagtctgtgggaagagattcactgatccatccaacctacagagtcatcagcgagttcacactggggagaagccgttcagctgcttagtctgtgggaagagattcactcgctcatccagattactggaacatcagcgagttcacactggagagaggccattcacctgctcagactgtgggaggggattcactcatttatccagcctacagagtcatcagcgagttcacactggggagaagccattcatctgcttagtctgtgggaagagattcacttgctcatccagattactggaacatcagcgagttcacactggagagaggccattcacctgctcagaatgtgggaagagattcactcgctcttccacactacagagacatcagcgagttcacactggagaggagccatttacctgctga